TCGGCCGCGTAATCTTCATCGGTTGCCGCCGTGCTGCCCGGCAACAGCGGCTGCGCACGCTCGTCGGCGCGCAGCTGCACGCTGCGTTCGCCCAGTGCCTGCGCCGCACGTGGCAGGAAGGCCTGCGCCACATCCTGGTGCACCAGCAGCGTTTCCAGCGAATTGCAGGCGGACGGGCGGCTGCACTTGCCATCCACCAGCAGACCGATGGCCTTGTCCAGATCGGCGCTGGCATCCACGAACAGATGGCACACGCCCTTGTAGTGCTTGATGACCGGCACGCGTGCATGCTCGGCGACGAAGCGGATCAGCCCTTCGCCACCACGCGGAATGGCCAGGTCGATCAACTCGTGCAGCTGCAGCAGCTCCAGCATCGCTTCGCGGCGCAGGTCGGTCAGCACGGTCACCGCGGCCGGTGGCACGCCATGGGCCTTCATCGCCACCGCCAGTGCCTGGGCGATGGCGGTGTTGGAGTGGATCGCCTCGGAGCCACCGCGCAGGATCACGCCGTTGCCCGCCTTCAGGCACAGCGCCGCCGCTTCGGCGGTCACGTTCGGCCGCGCCTCGTAGATCATCGCGATCACGCCCAGCGGCACGCGCACCTTCTGCACGCGGATGCCGTTGGGGCGCACGTCGTCGCGGGTCACCTGCCCCACCGGGTCCGGCAGCGCCGCCACCTCGCGCACGGCCTCGGCCATCGAGAACAGACGCGCCGGGTCCAGCGCCAGGCGGTCGAGCATCGCACTGCCGATACCTTTCTCGCGGGCGGCCGCCAGGTCACGGGCATTGCCGGCCAGGATCAGCCCGGCGTTCACTTCCAGCGACTGGGCCATTGCCAGCAGCAGCGCGCCACGTGCGGCGCTGTCCAGGCCCGCGACCACCTGGGCCGCCTCACGGCAGGCACGCGCCTGCGCTTCAATCTCACTCATGGGGGTGTCCTGCTGTCCGGTCATAGCAGCACCAGATCGTCGCGATGGACGACGGTACCGCCGTAGTTGTAGCCGAGCACGGCCTGGATGTCGCGCGAGTGCCGGCCGGCGATGCGGCGCACATCATCGGCCGCGTACTGGCTGACGCCACGGGCGACGCAGAAACGGCCCTGCGGCGTGTTCCAGCACACCTGCACCATGTCGCCACGGCGGAAATCGCCATCGGCGCCGGTAATGCCACCGGGCAGCAGCGACGCGCCCTTTTCGCGCATCGCCTGCGCCGCCCCCGCGTCGACCAGGATCGCGCCGTCGGCCAGCGGGGCATGCCGCAGCCAGTGCTTGCGTGCAGCCTCGCGGCTGCGCGCGGCATGGATGCGGGTGCCGAACAGGCGGTCCTGCGCCAAGGCGCGCACGACGTCGCCGCTGCGGCCGTTGAACAGGTAGGTTTCGATGCCAAGCCGGCCGGCCTTGGCCGCGGCTTCCAGCTTGGTGCGCATGCCACCGGTACCGGCGCGCGAACCAGCGCCACCGGCCATCGCCAGCACGCGGTCATCCAGCTCGGGCACATCGTGCAGCGGGCGCGCGTCGGCCACGGTACGCGGGTCGGCGCTGTACAGGCCGTCGATGTCGGTAGCGATGAACAGCGCATCGGCATCAACCAGTGCCGCGACGGTGGCGGCAAGATTGTCGTTGTCACCCAGCTTGAGTTCGTCCACCGAAACGGTGTCGTTCTCATTGACCACCGGCAGCGCGCCCAGGCGCAGCAGTTCGGTGAGCGTGGCGCGCGCGTTGAGGTAGCGGCGACGGTTGCGCAGGTCGTCGTGGGTCAGCAGCACCTGCGCCACCGGCCGTTCAAAGAAGCGCTGCCAGAGGCCGATCAGCTGGGCCTGGCCGAGCGCGGCCAGTGCCTGCCGTGCGGCCATCGCTGCGCCCGGCGCATCGGCGCGCGGCAGGATGGCGCGACCGGCAGCCACCGCGCCGGAAGAGACGATGACCACCTCACGCCCGGCCAGCACGTTGGCCGACACGAACTGCGCCAGGCCCAGCGCGTGGCGCGGCGAGAGGCCACCGCCATCGGCGGCCAACAGGCTGCTGCCGACCTTGAGCACGGCACGCCGCCACGGCGGCAGCGCTTGTTCGGGGAACGGCGAGGCGACGTGGGTGGCGTGCGGGGTCATCAGGTGCGCCTCAGCGGGTGTTCCATTCGTGCACGGTCAGATCCGACGCCTGCATCGTCACCAGCGGATCGGTGGCGACAATGGCCTGGGCGTCGGCCAGGCTGCCGACGTTGCACAGCACATAGGCACCCCCACTACCATCGCTGAAACCACCGGTCAGCTGCAGTTGGCCCTGTGCGCGCAGCGCGTCCAGGAAATCCAGGTGCGGCTGCACGGCGGCGGCGTTGAAATCGGGCCGGCGCATGGCCAGCACCAGGTAGACGGTGCCGGCCATCAGGCCAGCGCCTGCCAGCGCGCGCGCAGTTCATCCAGGCGCAGATCGGCGGCCGAACCGGGCGACACGCGCGCGGCCAGGCTGCCTTCCGGCGTACGCCCCTGCCCTGCACTGTCGGCGCCGGCCGCAGCGGCCTTGTAGGCCTCGCGGAACGGCACGCCGGCGACGGCGGCTTCCACCGCCACGTCGGTGGCATACATGCCCGAATCAATGGCCGCGCGCAGCTTGTCGTCACGCCATTCCAGGTTGGCCAGCAGCGCCGGCAGCAGTTCCAGTGCAGCAAGGCCGCGGCCGAAGCCGTGGAAGATGGCGCCCTTGGAGGACTGCAGGTCGCGGTGGTAGCCCGAGGGCAGCGAGAGCAGCTGCTCGATCTCGGTGCGCGCGGCGGCGACGCTGGCATGGGTGGCGCGCATCAGCTCGATCACGTCCGGGTTGCGCTTGTTGGGCATGATCGAGCTGCCGGTGGTGTACTGCGCCGGCAGCGCGACGAAGCCGAACTCGGCGCTGGTGAACAGCGACAGATCCCAGGCGATGCGGCGCAGGTCGAGGGTGGCGCCACCGAGCGCTTCCAGTGCCGCCAGCTCGAACTTGCCACGCGACAGCTGCGCGTAGATCGGCGAGATCTGCATGCGCGCGAAGCCCAGCGCGGCGGTGGTGTGTTCGCGGTCCAGCGGCAGGTTCACGCCGTAGCCGGCGGCCGTGCCCAGCGGGTTGGCATCAACCAGCGCATGGGTGTCACGCGCGCGCACCGCGTTGTCGATGAAGGCCTCGGCCCAGCCGGCCCACCACATGCCCGCCGAGGACACCACGGCGCGCTGGATGTGGGTATAGCCGGGAATCGGCAGGTCCTTTTCGGCCTGCGCGCGGTCCAGTGCGACCTTGGCCACTTCAGCACTGAGCTGGGCCACGCGCTGCAGCTTTTCCTTCAGCCACAGGCGGGTGGCGACCAGGATCTGGTCATTGCGGCTGCGGCCGGTGTGGATCTTGCGGCCGGCATCGCCCAGGCGCTCGGTCAGTCGCGCTTCGATGGCCGAGTGGCCATCTTCGTACTGCGTATCGAGCACGAAACGGCCTTCACGGAAATCCTGCGCCAGCACGTCCAGTTCGCGCTGCAGGCCGTCCAGCTCGTCGGCGCTGAGGATTCCGATGTGCTGCAGGCCCTGCGCGTGTGCCGCGCTGGCGGCGATGTCGTGCAGGAAGAATTCGCGATCGAGGATCACGTCATCGCCAGCGAGGAAGGTCTGGATCTGTGCGTCGACGGCGACGCCGGGCTTCTGCCAAAGAAGGTCTGCCATGGGGGGCTCCGGAAATGCGGTATCGGGTATCAGTGCGGGATCGACGTCAGTTCGTCGATGCCCAGCGCGAGGTTGAGGTTCTGCATGGCCTGGGTGGCTGCGCCCTTGAGCAGGTTGTCCAGGGTCGCCACCACCACCACTCGCTTGTTGCCCGGGGCCAGGGTGAAGCCGCCCACCTGGGCGCCATGGCGGCCGGCGATGCGGCTGACCCACGGCGCTTCGTCGACGATCTCGACCAGCGGCTCGCCGGCATAGGCCTGCTGGAAGCGTTCGACGATCTGCTCGCGGGTCTGCGCGCGGTTCAGCCACAGGTTCGCGGTGAGGGTGATGCCACGGAAATGCGGGGCGACGTGCGGCATGAACTCCACCGGCACGCCCAGCTGCGCGGACACTTCGCGCTCGTGCATGTGGTTGGTGAGCGCATACGGCATGAGGTTGTCGGCCAGCAGCTCGGGGTTGTTCTTGTCCGAGGGCGACGTGCCTGCACCGGAGTAGCCGGACACGCCGAAGCACTGCGGCGGGCCGGCCAGCAGATCCAGCAGCGGGTGGATGGCCAGCTGCATGGCCGTGGCGTAGCAGCCCGGGTTGCTGATGTGCTTCTGGCCCTGGTAGCGGCCACGGGTCAGTTCCGGCAGGCCGTAGTACCACTGGCTGTCGAAACGGTAGTCGGCCGAGAGATCGACGATGACTGTGTCCGGTTTCGCTGCCTGCAGTGCGGTCACGAACGGGGCCGCCAGGCCGTTGGGCAGGGCTAGGATCACGGCGTCCACGCCCTTGGCAGCCACCGCGTCGGCATCCAGGTTTTCGTACTGCAGCTCACCCTGGAATTCCGGATGGTGGTCGGCCAGGCGCTGTCCGGCGCGTTCGCGCGAGGAGACGAAGGCCAGCTGCAGGCGCGGATGCGCGGCCACCAGCTTGATCAGCTCGGCGCCGGTGTGGCCGCGGGCACCGACAATGCCCAGGGTGAAAGTCGAATCGTTCATGCGTGATGGTCCAGGCGGTGCTGCAGGTGGCGCTTCACGCCCTGCCATTCCGCGTCGATGATGGAAAAGATGACGGTGTCGCGCGGCGCGCCATCGGCATGCCGGGTGTAGTTGCGCAGCACGCCGTCCTGCTTGGCGCCTAGGCGGGCGATGGCGGCGCGCGAGGTGTGGTTGAACCAGCTGGTTTCCAGCACCACGCTGATGCAGCCCAGGGTCTCGAAGGCATGCTGCAGCAACAGCAGCTTGGCTTCGGTGTTCACCCCGGTGCGCTGCACGCGCGGGGCGTACCAGGTGTAGCCGAGGCTGAGCCGGGGCACACCCGGCTCAAGGGCATAGAAGCGCGTGCTGCCGACGATGTCGCCAGCCGCATCGCGGATCACGAACGGCAGCACCTTGCCTTCGGCCTGTGCCTCCAGCGCGGCCTGCACGTAGTGCCCTGCCCCGTCCGGCGACGGCACCTGGGTGTACCAGAGCCGGTCCAGGCCGCTGCCTTCCAGCGCCGCGGCCAGTCCAGGCACATGCTCACGCTGCAACGGTTCCAGCATCACGTGCTGTCCGCGCAGGGTGGGTACGGACGTCCAGGCGCCGGCGTCGCTCATCGGTCAGCCCTTCAGGCTCGGCGTGCGTGCGGCGCAGTGGTCCACGTAGGTCTTGATGCGGTCGATGCCATCGGCACCGAACCAGAACACCTTCCACTGGTCCTGCTTGTAGCAGCCATCCGATTCGGCGTAATAGAAGTGGTTGATCGGGTTGCCGTGGCGCGAGCGCCAGAACAGCTGCGGCGTTTCTTCCAGCATCACGTTCCATACCGCGCGGCCCAAGCCTTCGCCCTGTGCATCGTCCAGCACGGCGAACTTGTCCAGGTACACGCCTTCGGCTTCGTCGGTGAGGATGACCGCGGTGCGGTAGTTCTCGCTGACGTAGGCGCGCAGCAGCTTGGTTTTCTCGAAGTAGTCCGGCACCAGGGTGCGGCCGAAGCTGGATTCGATCAGGCCCTTCAGGCGCGGCAGGTCCAGTTCATCCCAGCCGGTGGCGCGCAGCACCTTCTCGCCCTTGCGCACCAGCGTGCCCGATCCCTTGTGGGTGAACAGTTCCTTGGCCAGGTCGGCCGGGCGGGTGATCGACACCGACGATTCCAGCGGCAGGCGATCCAGCAGATCCTTGATCTGTTCGATCTTCACCTTCATGCCGCCATGGATCCACGGCTGGGCGATGAGGTGGTCGTATTCGGTGGACAGGTTGATCGAATCGATCACGCTACCCGCCTCGTCCAGCAGGCCGCCGGTGCCGGTGAGGAAGATGATCTTGTACGGCTGCAGTTCCTGCACCAGTTCGTTGGCGGCGAAATCGGCGTTGACGTTGAGGATCTGCCCGCCCGCGGTTTCGCCCAGGCTGGTGATGACCGGGATCGAACCGGCACGCAGGCTGGCCTCGATCGGCGCCAGGTTGACCCGCTTCACTTCACCCACCAGGCCGTAGGTGTCCAGGTCCAGGTACTCCGCCTCGAACACGCCACCGGTGATGGACGTGGCGCGTGCGCCGTTCTGCTGCAGGGCCTCGACCAGGCGCAGGTTGGACTGCTGGAACACGCGGCGCACGATCGCCAGCGCTTCCGGCGAGGTCACGCGCAGGCCATTGACGGTCTGCTTCTCGATGCCGGCCGCCGACAGTTCGGCATCCAGCTGCGGGCCGGCACCGTGCAGCACGATCGGGGTCAGGCCGACTTCCTGCAGGAACGACAGCGAGGAGGTCAGCGCTTCGAGATCATCGCGCAGCACCGCGCCGCCGACCTTGACCACGGCGAAGCGCTTGGCGTCCAGCTGCGAGAAGCGCTTGAGGTACTGGCTGATCTCCTTCGCGCTGGCCATGCTGGAAAGCAGGCGCACGATGGTCTGGCGGGTCTGGCGGTGGGGCTGGAGGGCAGGAGACATTTCGGTTTCGTCAAAAAGGGAAGAATCAGGCGCCGGCGGCGATGATGCGGTGCACGGCGTCGGTGTAGCGCTGCAGCTGGTCCAGGGTCACGAACTCATCGGCGGTATGCGCCTGGGCGATGTCGCCCGGGCCGAACACCAGCGTGGTGTAGCCACCGGCCGAGAACAGCGACGCTTCGGTCCAGAAATCCACGGCGTTGCCGATCGGCAGGTCCAGCGCATCGGCCACGTCGCGCGCCAGCAGGCGGCGATGTTCGGCCTCGGCGATGTCACCGGCCGGCAGGCTGGGGCCACGGAAGGTTTCAGTGAACAGCGCCGCGTCCGGTTCGGCGAAACCGGCGAAGGTGGCCAGCAGCGCGTCGATATCCATCGACGGCAGCGGGCGGAAGCCGAAACGCACTTCAGCCGCTGGCGCGATCATGTTGGCCTTGATGCCGCCTTCGACGCGACCGATGTTGAAGCGCAGGCCGGTCAGGCCGCCGAAGCGCGCCGAGGCCAGCGATTCCACATGGTCCAGCGCGCGGTTGCCCCAGCGCATGGCCTGGTGCAGCGCGCTGGCGGCGGCATCCTGCTTGCCCGACGCATGGCCGGCGCGGCCGGCGAACTGCATCAGAACCGAACTGATGCCACGGTGGGCCAGCACGGCTTCGCTCATGGTCGGCTCGGCCACCAGCACGGCTTCGTACGGCAGGCCACGGGCGAGGAAGGCCGCGATGCAACGCGGGTCGTTGGCTTCCTCGTCGCTGGAAAACAGGAACGCCGCGTCGCCATCGCTGGCATTGGCGGCAGCCACCAGCGCGGCGGCCGCGCCCTTGATGTCACACACCCCCAGGCCGACCACGCGGTCGTCCAGGCGCCGCATCACATGCGGGTCGGCAGACCAGTGCGGCGAGTCGGGCACGGTATCCAGATGCACGTTGAACAGGTACTTCGGCGTACCGCGCACGGCGTACAGGCTGACCGCACCGGCGCCGTGGTCGATCACCTCGACATTGAACCCTGGCAGGTTGTCGCGCAGGTAATCGAAGATGCCACCGGTGGTGATCGCACGCGGCGGGTTGCGGGTGTCGAAGGACACCAGCGCCTGCAGGTGGTCGAGCGTCTGTTCAAGCATGAATCAACAATCCTGGTAGTGCCGGCCGCTGGCCGGCAGCAATGTCAGTGGTGAGTGCCGGCCAGCGGCCGGCACTGCCGTCACAGGTCAACCGCGGTTCACCTGCGCGTACAGGGTGGAGCTCATGCCGAACAGCTTGATGAAGCCTTCGGCCTCTTCCACGCCCCAGTCGGCCGACTGCGCGTAGGTGGCACCCTTGGTGTTGAGCAGGTGCGGCGACTTCACCGCCACCGCGTCGACGCGGCCGCCACGGGTTTCCAGCACCACTTCGCCGTTGACCTTGGCCTGCGAGGACTTCAGGAAGGCCTCGATGTCGGTCTTCAGCGGGTCGTGGTAGAAGCCTTCGTACACCAGTTCCACCCACTTGCGG
Above is a genomic segment from Stenotrophomonas sp. ESTM1D_MKCIP4_1 containing:
- a CDS encoding acetylglutamate kinase — protein: MSPALQPHRQTRQTIVRLLSSMASAKEISQYLKRFSQLDAKRFAVVKVGGAVLRDDLEALTSSLSFLQEVGLTPIVLHGAGPQLDAELSAAGIEKQTVNGLRVTSPEALAIVRRVFQQSNLRLVEALQQNGARATSITGGVFEAEYLDLDTYGLVGEVKRVNLAPIEASLRAGSIPVITSLGETAGGQILNVNADFAANELVQELQPYKIIFLTGTGGLLDEAGSVIDSINLSTEYDHLIAQPWIHGGMKVKIEQIKDLLDRLPLESSVSITRPADLAKELFTHKGSGTLVRKGEKVLRATGWDELDLPRLKGLIESSFGRTLVPDYFEKTKLLRAYVSENYRTAVILTDEAEGVYLDKFAVLDDAQGEGLGRAVWNVMLEETPQLFWRSRHGNPINHFYYAESDGCYKQDQWKVFWFGADGIDRIKTYVDHCAARTPSLKG
- the argH gene encoding argininosuccinate lyase, yielding MADLLWQKPGVAVDAQIQTFLAGDDVILDREFFLHDIAASAAHAQGLQHIGILSADELDGLQRELDVLAQDFREGRFVLDTQYEDGHSAIEARLTERLGDAGRKIHTGRSRNDQILVATRLWLKEKLQRVAQLSAEVAKVALDRAQAEKDLPIPGYTHIQRAVVSSAGMWWAGWAEAFIDNAVRARDTHALVDANPLGTAAGYGVNLPLDREHTTAALGFARMQISPIYAQLSRGKFELAALEALGGATLDLRRIAWDLSLFTSAEFGFVALPAQYTTGSSIMPNKRNPDVIELMRATHASVAAARTEIEQLLSLPSGYHRDLQSSKGAIFHGFGRGLAALELLPALLANLEWRDDKLRAAIDSGMYATDVAVEAAVAGVPFREAYKAAAAGADSAGQGRTPEGSLAARVSPGSAADLRLDELRARWQALA
- a CDS encoding YciI family protein, encoding MAGTVYLVLAMRRPDFNAAAVQPHLDFLDALRAQGQLQLTGGFSDGSGGAYVLCNVGSLADAQAIVATDPLVTMQASDLTVHEWNTR
- a CDS encoding acetylornithine deacetylase, producing the protein MLEQTLDHLQALVSFDTRNPPRAITTGGIFDYLRDNLPGFNVEVIDHGAGAVSLYAVRGTPKYLFNVHLDTVPDSPHWSADPHVMRRLDDRVVGLGVCDIKGAAAALVAAANASDGDAAFLFSSDEEANDPRCIAAFLARGLPYEAVLVAEPTMSEAVLAHRGISSVLMQFAGRAGHASGKQDAAASALHQAMRWGNRALDHVESLASARFGGLTGLRFNIGRVEGGIKANMIAPAAEVRFGFRPLPSMDIDALLATFAGFAEPDAALFTETFRGPSLPAGDIAEAEHRRLLARDVADALDLPIGNAVDFWTEASLFSAGGYTTLVFGPGDIAQAHTADEFVTLDQLQRYTDAVHRIIAAGA
- the proB gene encoding glutamate 5-kinase; this translates as MMTPHATHVASPFPEQALPPWRRAVLKVGSSLLAADGGGLSPRHALGLAQFVSANVLAGREVVIVSSGAVAAGRAILPRADAPGAAMAARQALAALGQAQLIGLWQRFFERPVAQVLLTHDDLRNRRRYLNARATLTELLRLGALPVVNENDTVSVDELKLGDNDNLAATVAALVDADALFIATDIDGLYSADPRTVADARPLHDVPELDDRVLAMAGGAGSRAGTGGMRTKLEAAAKAGRLGIETYLFNGRSGDVVRALAQDRLFGTRIHAARSREAARKHWLRHAPLADGAILVDAGAAQAMREKGASLLPGGITGADGDFRRGDMVQVCWNTPQGRFCVARGVSQYAADDVRRIAGRHSRDIQAVLGYNYGGTVVHRDDLVLL
- a CDS encoding GNAT family protein, with translation MSDAGAWTSVPTLRGQHVMLEPLQREHVPGLAAALEGSGLDRLWYTQVPSPDGAGHYVQAALEAQAEGKVLPFVIRDAAGDIVGSTRFYALEPGVPRLSLGYTWYAPRVQRTGVNTEAKLLLLQHAFETLGCISVVLETSWFNHTSRAAIARLGAKQDGVLRNYTRHADGAPRDTVIFSIIDAEWQGVKRHLQHRLDHHA
- a CDS encoding glutamate-5-semialdehyde dehydrogenase, with the translated sequence MTGQQDTPMSEIEAQARACREAAQVVAGLDSAARGALLLAMAQSLEVNAGLILAGNARDLAAAREKGIGSAMLDRLALDPARLFSMAEAVREVAALPDPVGQVTRDDVRPNGIRVQKVRVPLGVIAMIYEARPNVTAEAAALCLKAGNGVILRGGSEAIHSNTAIAQALAVAMKAHGVPPAAVTVLTDLRREAMLELLQLHELIDLAIPRGGEGLIRFVAEHARVPVIKHYKGVCHLFVDASADLDKAIGLLVDGKCSRPSACNSLETLLVHQDVAQAFLPRAAQALGERSVQLRADERAQPLLPGSTAATDEDYAAEFLDLVLAVRVVDDLDAAIAHIRTYTSDHTEVIATEDSGNAERFVNALRSAVVMVNASSRFSDGGQLGLGSEIGISTTRLHAYGPMGLEALTVERFVVRGEGQTR
- the argC gene encoding N-acetyl-gamma-glutamyl-phosphate reductase produces the protein MNDSTFTLGIVGARGHTGAELIKLVAAHPRLQLAFVSSRERAGQRLADHHPEFQGELQYENLDADAVAAKGVDAVILALPNGLAAPFVTALQAAKPDTVIVDLSADYRFDSQWYYGLPELTRGRYQGQKHISNPGCYATAMQLAIHPLLDLLAGPPQCFGVSGYSGAGTSPSDKNNPELLADNLMPYALTNHMHEREVSAQLGVPVEFMPHVAPHFRGITLTANLWLNRAQTREQIVERFQQAYAGEPLVEIVDEAPWVSRIAGRHGAQVGGFTLAPGNKRVVVVATLDNLLKGAATQAMQNLNLALGIDELTSIPH